The proteins below are encoded in one region of Arenibacter algicola:
- the istB gene encoding IS21-like element helper ATPase IstB, which yields MNNEQTIEKLKQMRLTAMAQLHLQHVRDNAVADITADEYLALLTDHQWEDRQNRKIQRLLKQAGFAQSANLAEVNYAQQRNLDRNMFARLGTLDFMARKENIILTGASGTGKSYLAQALGHQACMMEHRAIYANTARLLKRLKLCKVDGTYLKELDKILKTDLLILDDFGLQSFDNHAREALMDIIDDRYKKASTIIASQIPVSAWYDIIGESTIADAILDRIVNSSHRLDLKGESLRKGIIKNV from the coding sequence ATGAACAATGAACAGACAATCGAAAAATTGAAACAGATGCGCCTTACGGCCATGGCCCAACTGCACTTACAACATGTAAGGGACAACGCCGTGGCCGACATTACCGCGGACGAATACCTGGCCCTGCTCACGGACCACCAGTGGGAGGACCGCCAGAACAGGAAGATCCAACGGTTGTTGAAACAGGCGGGGTTCGCTCAGTCCGCCAACCTGGCCGAGGTGAACTATGCCCAACAGCGCAACCTGGACAGGAACATGTTCGCGCGCCTGGGAACCTTGGATTTTATGGCCCGGAAGGAAAACATCATCCTCACCGGGGCCTCTGGAACGGGCAAGAGCTATCTGGCACAGGCACTGGGGCACCAGGCATGTATGATGGAACACAGGGCCATATACGCCAATACGGCCAGGCTCCTCAAAAGACTGAAACTCTGCAAAGTGGACGGTACCTATCTCAAGGAACTGGACAAGATCCTGAAAACGGACCTGTTGATCCTGGACGACTTTGGGCTGCAGAGCTTTGACAACCACGCCCGGGAGGCCCTGATGGATATCATCGACGACCGTTACAAAAAGGCCTCCACCATTATAGCCTCCCAGATACCCGTATCCGCGTGGTATGATATTATAGGGGAAAGTACCATTGCGGATGCCATATTGGACAGAATCGTGAACTCCTCACATAGGTTGGACCTAAAAGGGGAAAGCTTAAGAAAAGGAATTATAAAAAACGTCTAA